DNA sequence from the Leptospira limi genome:
GAGCAAAGAAACCATTGTCCCAATTGCCTCACAAGCCTTCACTTGGACAACACTCCTGGTGATAGAGCGGCGATCTGTGGGAGTAAAATGGAAGCCATTTCCATTTGGGTAAGAAAGGGAGAATGGGTGATTTTACACCGTTGTAAAGGTTGTGGGGTAATTCATGCCAATCGGATTGGACCTGATGACAATGAAGCTTTACTTGTGTCACTTGCAGCACAAGCCATGGCTAAACCTAGTTTTCGATTGTTTACTGAAACTCCGGTGGAAGATCCACCGGAATCATTTGGTTAGACGATAAAACTATGCCTTTGGCTTTTTGGCTTCTGTTAGGTTGGCAATGAGAGTTGGTAAATTCATCACATCTGCTGGGATGAGAATTTCCGTACTTTCTTTGGCTACGTGTAAGAAGTTTTGGATAAAGGCTTTGGTGATTTGCAGTTTGATTGCCGAAGCACCACCTTGGTCGGAAATGGCACCGGCTATGGCTTCAATCCCTTTGGCAGTAGCGACAGCCAAAGCTTCAATCTCTGTTGCCTTTCCTTCTGCTGAGTTGATCCTTCGTTGTTTTTCCCCTTCCGATTTGTTCACTGCTTCCTCTTTGAAACCGAGGGAGCGGTTGATACGAGCATCTCTTTCCCCTTCTGATAAAAGCACTTGGGAACGTTTTGCAATTTGTGCTTTTTTCTCTTTCTCCATGGCATCTAACACAGATTTAGGTGGAACAATGTTTAAAATTTCGTATCGATTCACTTTGATCCCCCAAGGTTCTGATGCTTGGTCAATCGCTGCAACAATGGTCGAGTTAATTAAATCTTTTTCCCCGATGGTTTTGTCAAGTTCCATAGTTCCAATCACCGAACGCATTGTTGTTTGTGCGAGTTGGATGGCAGCAAATTGAAAGTCTTCAATTCCATAAGAGGCACGCACTGGATCGATGATTTTTAAGTAAATCACACCATCCACCTTTACTTGGACGTTATCATGTGTGATACAAATCTGAGGTTGGACATCAATTGATTGTTCTTTTAATGTGTGGTAATACGCATCTCGATCAATGAACGGGATGAGGATATGAAACCCTGCTCGTAAGGAACGAGAATACTTCCCAAGCCTTTCCACAATGAGAACATCTTGTGCAGGAATGATACGAATGCATCGGAAGATTTTATAAATCAGATAGATGGCAACAACGGCCCAAAATGCTAAATAAACAAATTCCATTTTATTCTCCTACCTGTGGGATTTTAGTTGTGATTTTGGAAAGCCCTTCGAACACTCCACCGATATTGGCTAAGGTTTCTGGAACCACAGTTGTTTTGGATGTTTTTAAGATATGACCGAGGGCATCCAAATACTCCTGTGTGATTTGTAAACTCACAGCTTCCTTTCCGCCTTTTTTACTAATGGCTTCTGAGATGAGTTGAAGGCCTTTTGCAGTTGCGTTGGAGATGAGTGTGATTTCCTGTGCACGACCGTCTGCTTCATTCACCAAACGGATTTTTTCCCCTTCGGAGATATTGATAGATTCTTGTCTTTCGCCAACGGAATGATTGACTCGAGATTCTTTTTCTCCTTGTGAAATGGTGATTTCAGCGCGGCGTTCCCGTTCTGATTTCATTTGGTTTTCCATCTCAATCAAAATTTGTTTTGGTGGAGTGATATTGCGGATTTCATAACGAGTGACTTTGATACCCCAAGGGTCTGTGGCTCTGTCAATATTGGAAACAACTCGACCATTGATTTCATCTCTTTCAGACAGTAAGTTATCAAAAATCAACTTACCAATTTCAGAGCGAAGTGTGGTTTGTGCAAGTTGGGTGGTTGCTAACATAAAGTTATCAATTCCGTAAGAAGCCTTTTCACCATCGATGACTTTTAGATACAAAACTCCATCTACTTCTACGGATACGTTGTCTTTTGTGATACAAACTTGTGGATCGATATCAATGGTTTGTTCTTTCAGGTTTTGTCTGTAACGAATTTGGTCGACAAATGGGATCATAAAATAAAACCCCGATTTTAAAACTCCATTTAAAACACCTAATCTTTCTTTAATAAAAACACTTTGTTCTGGTACGATGATGATTGTTTTTTTGATGATATAAACTACTACCAAAAAGACAACGATGACGGTTGCGCCCATTGTTTCCTCCTTTGTGACTTGGAGACGGTACATGGACTTTCGAAAGAGAAAAGGGTTTTTTTGAATACCCTTAAAAAAAATGAACGGTAGGCTTTATGATTCTACTTTTTCGACAGTGAAAGTCAAATTCTCACGCGAGAGAATCTTTACATATTCCCCTTTTGGGATTTTTGAATCTTTCGAAATTGCATCCCAAACAGTCCCTTGGAAACGGATTTTTCCGCCATGGCGGTTCACCAAAATATCAGTTTCAACAGGTACAATTTGGTTTAGATAATCATCTTGGATAAAAGGATCCACACTTGATTCTGATTTAAAAAACTTTTTAATGAGGGATCCACCAAGTAGGATCGAAATCAAACTGGAAACCACCCAAATGATGACTTCGGTATATAACTCCATGGGAACCAAACGGGAAAGGATACCAGTAAAAATGGCACCAACTCCTAAAAACATCACAAAGGTTCCAGGCAAAAGGAATTCAGAAAAGAGGAGAACGATTCCCATTAAAATCCATAAGTAAGCTGTGTTTGCCAAAATCAAATCCAATGTGTGATCCTTTAAGGAAGTAGACAGTTCCAATCAGTTCATGGCAAGAAAAATAATACTTTGATTCATGTGATAGGGCAAAGAACCTGTCTAGTGTGAAACGAATATTGTACCTTCTTTTATCTGTTTTCCTATTTTTCCAACTGTTTCCTGTACCCAGAGAAAATCCACCAGTAACATCTGAAATTGTTGTTTCTGATGAAGTGAAACAAATTCTAAAACGAAGTTGTTACGATTGCCACTCGAATGAAACCACTTGGCCTTTTTATTCCTATGTGTTTCCAGTTTCCTATTTGGTCTCAAACCATGTGACCGAAGGAAGAGAAGAATTGAATTTTTCTGAATTTGGGAAATTGCCAGAACGAAAACAAAACAAAAAAATATATGAAGTTTGGGAACAAGTGGATGAAGGGGAAATGCCACCTATCGATTACCGTTTGATGCACCCAAGTGCCAAGTTATCCGAGAAAGACAAAGAGGTTTTAAAAAACTGGGCAAACCAATTCAGTGAGGAATCGGAATGAAGGAAAAAAAATTATGGGGTGGTCGATTTGATGCCCCACCTTCTTCTCTTATGATTCGAATTGGTGAATCTATTAGTTTTGATAAAGAACTCTACCAACATGACATTGTTGGTTCCATATCCCATTCTCGTAT
Encoded proteins:
- a CDS encoding NfeD family protein, translated to MDLILANTAYLWILMGIVLLFSEFLLPGTFVMFLGVGAIFTGILSRLVPMELYTEVIIWVVSSLISILLGGSLIKKFFKSESSVDPFIQDDYLNQIVPVETDILVNRHGGKIRFQGTVWDAISKDSKIPKGEYVKILSRENLTFTVEKVES
- a CDS encoding SPFH domain-containing protein, with product MGATVIVVFLVVVYIIKKTIIIVPEQSVFIKERLGVLNGVLKSGFYFMIPFVDQIRYRQNLKEQTIDIDPQVCITKDNVSVEVDGVLYLKVIDGEKASYGIDNFMLATTQLAQTTLRSEIGKLIFDNLLSERDEINGRVVSNIDRATDPWGIKVTRYEIRNITPPKQILIEMENQMKSERERRAEITISQGEKESRVNHSVGERQESINISEGEKIRLVNEADGRAQEITLISNATAKGLQLISEAISKKGGKEAVSLQITQEYLDALGHILKTSKTTVVPETLANIGGVFEGLSKITTKIPQVGE
- a CDS encoding SPFH domain-containing protein; this translates as MEFVYLAFWAVVAIYLIYKIFRCIRIIPAQDVLIVERLGKYSRSLRAGFHILIPFIDRDAYYHTLKEQSIDVQPQICITHDNVQVKVDGVIYLKIIDPVRASYGIEDFQFAAIQLAQTTMRSVIGTMELDKTIGEKDLINSTIVAAIDQASEPWGIKVNRYEILNIVPPKSVLDAMEKEKKAQIAKRSQVLLSEGERDARINRSLGFKEEAVNKSEGEKQRRINSAEGKATEIEALAVATAKGIEAIAGAISDQGGASAIKLQITKAFIQNFLHVAKESTEILIPADVMNLPTLIANLTEAKKPKA
- a CDS encoding RNHCP domain-containing protein — its product is MSRNIDQTNFQKISKKKRFEDEDEETSFSHVKKKSHRFRSDTEEFRCVECKQMVFPPGFGTEQRNHCPNCLTSLHLDNTPGDRAAICGSKMEAISIWVRKGEWVILHRCKGCGVIHANRIGPDDNEALLVSLAAQAMAKPSFRLFTETPVEDPPESFG
- a CDS encoding heme-binding domain-containing protein; this encodes MKRILYLLLSVFLFFQLFPVPRENPPVTSEIVVSDEVKQILKRSCYDCHSNETTWPFYSYVFPVSYLVSNHVTEGREELNFSEFGKLPERKQNKKIYEVWEQVDEGEMPPIDYRLMHPSAKLSEKDKEVLKNWANQFSEESE